In Topomyia yanbarensis strain Yona2022 chromosome 2, ASM3024719v1, whole genome shotgun sequence, one DNA window encodes the following:
- the LOC131680939 gene encoding uncharacterized protein LOC131680939 translates to MGCNVSRAVAPGPNGDTRGEGSSLLAEVDNRSQLLSRRATLLAALGRAEVFAVEYDALRDESQVPLRLEYLNGIWNNLETVQAELEDNETNEDGKVEHAAVRADFEPRLFKIKACLISKLSPLPNDRSPQPSRVSSTLSGIKLPTISLPEFDGDYMQWLAFHDTFLALIHSNSEVPDIQKFHYLRAAVKGEAAQLIESIGISSANYSLAWQTLESRYSNDYLLKKRHLQALLDIPRMKKESAAALHGLVDEFERHTKILRQLGEPTDAWSTILEHLLCTRLHDDSLKAWEDHASTVDNPDYTCLIDFLQRRTRVLESISVNHQTADSHSASGPPAHSSKRTFHSQLRLSSCASTASSPVTHVGEKCVLCNQSHLLMRCQRFNRLSPSERQQFVKSKRLCDNCMKGDHIARNCPSNFNCRKCSRRHHTLLHSEQPDGSSRFNNEGTYTAPATTASTSSQPSGSSAAQPSTQSTVAATESIPQTEVSATVQQYRENVFLLTVIVKVIDAYGEEHLAHALLDSASQPNLITDRMAHILRLRRQNVNVTVQGAGKLSKPVRESVFAHVFSRKGDFSCSVDFLVMDKVTANLPSQTISTKEWHIPKDLFLADPSFNESQPIDMVLGAKHFYSFFPSAARLQLGRNLPLLVDSVFGWIVAGSTNQNSPIQVTSPTSMVVSMISLEDSLVRFWKTEELTTKDNYSVEERHCESLYQSTVSRDPTGRYIVRYPRKPDFNVMLGESKSTAQRRFGLLERRLERDPNLKDEYHLFMREYLSLGHMRLVEADDEHHSQAYYLPHHPVIKEASTTTKVRVVFDGSAKTSAGFSLNEALCVGPVVQDDLLTIILRFRTFPIALVGDIAKMYRQVLVHPNDSPLQRILWRFSDQSPVQTYELLTVTYGLGPSSYLATRTLQQLAEDEGRTFTAAGPALRKGFYVDDFIGGAQTVEEAIRLRIELAELLEKGGFALRKWTSNRLEVLQGLTDDQIGMQSALHFCPNETIKALGISWEPEADFLRFDSQIRHSDEHPTKRTILSDIARLFDPLGLIAPVVVRAKILMQELWLLSCGWDDPVPEPIKSKWESYHRELAKISEHRVDRYALLPGSSIQLHTFADASQSAYGACTYARCEDGRGRVRIQLLASKSRVAPLKRISIARLELCAAVLAAHLHTHIKKAIDVNIIASYFWSDSAVTLQWLRSPPNVWPTFVANRVSEIQQYTHGCQWKHVPGGENPADLVSRGMSVEDFLKSYLWINGPSWLTRSLQNWPNSIPPGVPKEELEIKTTVVVAQVTPTVHPWFLRWSSYNRLLRIIAYCMKFVTNTRAKVRTQPPPTPIDRSLTVEELSNSKTLLIRLAQHDDFAAEIKQLEEGNSVSKRSPLHLMSPFIDPERVLRVGGRLNLSQLPYQEKHPALIPTNHPLTRLIVEHFHRKLFHGGGRLLLTAIREEFWPPRGRKLIRSVVRNCFRCTRLNPVPAQQQIGQLPAPRVIPSRPFSVTGVDYAGPLYLRPIHKRAAPAKAYLCLFVCFATKAVHLELVSDLSTQGFLCSLRRFIARRGRPAHIHSDNGKNFEGAKNELSALFTMLQNRSQQEEISSAYTAEGITWHLIPPKAPHFGGLWEAAVKVAKKHLFRQLGSSRLSFEEMCTILTQIEAIMNSRPLLPMTEDPNDLAALTPAHFLIGSSMHALPDPDLRNIPANRLDHYQKLQMHLQQFWIHWRKEYLQELQKDTRRWIRNDEIIPDKLVIIVDDLQPPIRWPLARIESVLPGKDQLTRVVSLRTDRGIITRPITKICLLPCTTTAPEAEGCLTMVNNPQPAQRSPDTPLE, encoded by the coding sequence ACGGAATTTGGAATAATTTGGAGACCGTTCAAGCGGAACTGGAGGACAACGAAACCAACGAAGATGGTAAGGTCGAGCATGCTGCTGTGCGTGCTGATTTCGAGCCCCGGCTCTTTAAAATAAAAGCATGTCTTATTTCAAAATTGTCTCCTCTTCCTAACGATCGGAGCCCTCAACCCTCTCGTGTATCCTCCACTCTCTCTGGCATCAAGCTGCCAACAATTTCGTTGCCTGAGTTCGATGGTGATTACATGCAATGGCTTGCATTCCACGATACTTTCTTGGCATTGATTCATTCAAACTCTGAGGTCCCGGATATTCAGAAATTCCACTATTTGAGGGCAGCTGTCAAGGGGGAAGCTGCTCAGTTGATTGAATCGATCGGTATCAGCTCTGCGAACTATTCTTTAGCATGGCAAACTTTAGAAAGCAGGTATTCCAACGATTATTTGCTGAAGAAGCGTCACTTGCAGGCACTGTTGGACATTCCGAGGATGAAGAAGGAGTCTGCTGCTGCGCTTCACGGGTTGGTGGACGAATTTGAACGTCACACCAAGATTCTTCGACAACTGGGAGAACCAACCGACGCCTGGAGTACCATTTTGGAGCATCTGCTATGCACGCGTCTACACGATGACTCTTTGAAGGCATGGGAAGACCATGCATCTACCGTCGACAATCCGGATTACACTTGTCTCATAGATTTTTTGCAACGAAGAACTCGAGTACTGGAATCGATCTCAGTCAACCATCAAACTGCTGATTCGCATTCCGCTTCTGGTCCACCAGCTCATTCGTCGAAGAGAACATTCCATTCACAGCTTCGTCTCTCTTCTTGTGCCTCCACAGCGAGTTCACCAGTAACACATGTTGGTGAGAAATGTGTCCTCTGTAACCAGTCCCATTTACTGATGAGATGTCAGCGTTTTAACCGACTTTCGCCAAGTGAACGTCAGCAGTTTGTGAAATCAAAACGTCTGTGTGACAACTGTATGAAAGGTGATCACATTGCCCGCAATTGTCCATCCAATTTCAACTGCCGTAAGTGCAGCCGTCGTCATCACACTCTTCTCCACTCTGAACAGCCCGACGGTTCCAGTCGATTCAACAATGAGGGTACATATACCGCTCCAGCTACAACCGCTTCGACTTCTTCGCAGCCCAGTGGGTCTTCTGCAGCACAACCGTCTACGCAATCAACAGTTGCTGCTACTGAGAGCATCCCGCAAACTGAAGTCAGTGCCACTGTCCAGCAGTACCGTGAGAACGTGTTCCTTCTCACCGTGATCGTTAAGGTGATCGATGCGTACGGTGAAGAGCATCTAGCGCACGCGCTTCTCGACAGCGCATCGCAACCGAACCTCATCACAGATCGTATGGCTCATATTCTACGCCTTCGAAGGCAGAATGTGAACGTCACAGTACAAGGGGCCGGCAAACTTTCAAAGCCAGTACGTGAATCCGTTTTCGCTCATGTTTTTTCTAGAAAGGGTGATTTTTCGTGCAGCGTCGACTTTCTTGTGATGGACAAAGTAACGGCGAACCTTCCATCGCAAACCATATCAACAAAAGAATGGCACATTCCGAAGGACTTATTTCTTGCAGATCCGTCTTTCAACGAGAGTCAGCCAATCGACATGGTGCTAGGTGCCAAACATTTCTACTCGTTCTTCCCGAGTGCTGCACGCCTGCAGCTGGGCCGAAACCTTCCTCTACTGGTGGACAGTGTCTTCGGCTGGATTGTTGCTGGGTCGACAAACCAAAATTCCCCTATACAAGTGACGTCACCCACCTCTATGGTTGTTTCGATGATTTCTTTGGAGGACAGTCTAGTGCGTTTCTGGAAAACTGAAGAGCTGACTACCAAGGACAACTACTCTGTTGAAGAAAGGCACTGTGAATCGTTGTATCAATCAACCGTATCCCGTGATCCTACAGGACGATACATCGTTCGGTATCCCCGTAAACCAGACTTTAACGTTATGCTAGGAGAGTCGAAGAGCACTGCACAACGCCGTTTCGGACTACTTGAAAGGCGTTTGGAACGAGACCCAAACCTAAAAGATGAATACCATTTGTTTATGCGAGAGTACCTCTCCCTCGGCCATATGCGGCTGGTCGAAGCGGACGACGAACACCACTCTCAAGCCTACTATCTGCCCCACCACCCCGTAATTAAGGAAGCAAGTACGACGACCAAGGTTCGGGTCGTATTTGACGGCTCGGCCAAAACTTCTGCCGGCTTCTCTCTAAATGAAGCTCTTTGCGTGGGTCCTGTGGTACAAGACGATCTTTTGACCATCATCTTGCGGTTTCGTACCTTTCCGATCGCCCTGGTCGGTGACATAGCCAAAATGTACCGACAGGTACTTGTTCACCCCAACGATTCTCCTTTGCAGCGCATCCTTTGGCGATTTTCAGACCAATCTCCAGTCCAGACATACGAACTGCTCACTGTTACGTATGGTCTCGGTCCATCTTCTTACCTGGCAACACGAACTCTCCAGCAACTGGCAGAAGATGAAGGTCGAACATTCACTGCAGCTGGCCCAGCACTTAGAAAGGGTTTCTACGTGGACGATTTTATTGGTGGAGCTCAAACCGTGGAAGAAGCAATCCGTCTTCGCATAGAGCTCGCTGAACTATTGGAAAAAGGAGGATTCGCACTACGTAAATGGACCTCTAACCGGCTCGAAGTTCTGCAAGGTCTCACCGATGATCAGATTGGCATGCAATCCGCTTTGCACTTTTGTCCAAATGAAACCATTAAGGCATTGGGAATTAGTTGGGAGCCCGAAGCTGATTTCCTTCGTTTCGACTCACAGATTCGACACAGCGATGAACACCCGACAAAGCGAACGATTCTCTCCGACATAGCACGACTATTCGACCCTCTTGGATTAATCGCCCCTGTCGTCGTCCGAGCGAAAATTTTGATGCAGGAACTGTGGCTTCTATCCTGCGGCTGGGATGATCCTGTACCAGAACCCATCAAGTCTAAATGGGAAAGCTACCATCGAGAACTGGCAAAGATTTCGGAGCACCGTGTAGACAGGTATGCCTTATTACCCGGCTCATCTATTCAACTGCACACCTTTGCAGATGCTTCCCAATCCGCATACGGTGCATGCACGTACGCTCGCTGTGAAGATGGACGAGGAAGAGTGAGGATCCAGCTTTTGGCTTCAAAGTCACGCGTCGCCCCACTGAAGCGAATCAGCATCGCTCGATTGGAACTGTGTGCTGCCGTGCTAGCTGCTCATCTGCACACCCACATCAAAAAGGCCATCGACGTCAACATAATAGCATCCTATTTCTGGTCCGACTCAGCTGTCACTCTACAGTGGCTACGATCTCCACCAAACGTATGGCCCACGTTCGTTGCCAACAGAGTGTCAGAAATCCAGCAGTATACACACGGATGCCAATGGAAACACGTTCCTGGAGGAGAAAATCCAGCTGACCTGGTTTCGCGCGGTATGTCTGTCGAAGATTTCCTCAAAAGCTATTTGTGGATTAACGGTCCTAGTTGGTTAACACGTTCACTGCAAAATTGGCCCAATTCGATACCCCCAGGTGTCCCAAAAGAAGAACTGGAAATAAAAACAACTGTCGTTGTCGCTCAAGTAACACCTACAGTGCACCCCTGGTTTCTACGATGGTCATCATACAATCGCCTTCTTCGTATCATTGCATACTGTATGAAATTCGTCACCAATACCCGAGCAAAAGTGCGCACGCAGCCCCCACCGACTCCCATCGACCGATCACTTACCGTCGAAGAACTATCAAATTCAAAAACGCTTCTTATTCGTTTGGCTCAACACGACGATTTTGCTgcagaaataaaacaattggAGGAAGGCAATTCAGTTTCGAAGCGTTCCCCCCTTCACTTGATGAGCCCATTTATAGACCCAGAGAGAGTGTTGAGAGTGGGAGGTCGTTTGAATCTGTCGCAATTACCCTACCAAGAAAAGCACCCCGCTTTAATTCCTACCAATCATCCGCTAACTCGCCTCATCGTCGAACATTTTCACCGGAAACTATTCCACGGCGGCGGGCGTCTACTGCTGACAGCGATTCGAGAGGAATTCTGGCCCCCGAGAGGCCGCAAGCTAATACGCAGCGTCGTCAGAAATTGTTTTCGTTGCACACGCCTCAACCCGGTACCTGCCCAGCAGCAAATTGGTCAATTGCCAGCCCCAAGAGTAATACCCAGTCGTCCATTCAGTGTCACAGGTGTGGATTATGCGGGTCCATTGTACCTTCGACCAATTCACAAACGTGCCGCACCTGCTAAAGCCTACCTGTGCCTCTTCGTGTGCTTCGCGACCAAAGCAGTCCACCTAGAATTGGTTAGCGATTTGTCCACCCAAGGCTTCTTATGTTCGTTGCGAAGATTTATTGCCCGGCGTGGCCGGCCCGCGCACATTCATTCAGATAACGGGAAGAATTTTGAAGGGGCCAAGAATGAACTATCTGCACTGTTTACCATGCTTCAAAATCGTTCCCAGCAGGAAGAAATATCTTCTGCCTATACCGCAGAAGGAATTACCTGGCACTTGATACCCCCTAAAGCCCCCCACTTTGGCGGTTTGTGGGAGGCGGCCGTAAAGGTAGCGAAAAAACACTTGTTCCGACAGCTGGGTTCAAGTCGACTTTCGTTCGAGGAAATGTGCACGATTCTTACCCAAATCGAAGCAATTATGAACTCGCGACCGTTGCTTCCAATGACAGAAGACCCTAATGATTTAGCCGCTTTGACACCTGCCCACTTCCTCATCGGATCATCGATGCATGCCCTGCCCGACCCAGACCTACGGAACATACCTGCGAACCGACTCGACCACTACCAAAAGCTGCAGATGCATTTGCAGCAATTTTGGATCCATTGGCGAAAAGAGTACCTGCAGGAGCTACAAAAAGACACGAGACGATGGATACGGAACGACGAAATTATCCCTGACAAACTAGTCATCATCGTTGACGATCTGCAACCACCAATTCGTTGGCCACTCGctcgcatcgaatcagtcctGCCAGGAAAGGATCAACTTACGCGAGTTGTATCACTTCGTACTGACCGCGGTATCATCACTCGACCGATTACAAAAATCTGTCTGTTACCGTGCACAACGACAGCCCCAGAAGCAGAAGGATGTTTAACGATGGTCAACAACCCACAACCGGCCCAACGGAGTCCGGATACACCACTAGAATAA